The genome window GGCAACAAGTGGCAACTGATTGCCAGCCTACGGGACGCCGCCTACTTTGAACCGACCACGAGGCTCACAGCCATCGCACCGATCACTCGAGCACGGCGGACCGGCGAGCACTCGTCGTTTCCAGTCAAGGAGGACCAGTGCTCATCGAGCGCGCAGACGTCATCGTCACCAGCCCAGGCCGCAACTTCCTCACGCTGAAGATCACCACCGACGACGGTGTGGTCGGCTACGGCGACGGCACGCTGAACGGCCGGGAGCTGGCGGTGGCCGGCTACCTCACCGACCACGTCGTGCCGTTGCTGATCGGGCGTGACGCGCACACCATCGAGGACACCTGGCAGTACCTGTACCGCGGCGCGTACTGGCGGCGCGGTCCGGTGACGATGGCCGCGATCGCGGCCGTGGACACCGCCCTGTGGGACATCAAGGCCAAGGTCGCCGGGCTACCGCTCTACCAGCTGCTGGGCGGGGCCAGCCGCGAGCGGTGCCTGGTCTACGGGCACGCCAGCGGCAAGGACGTTCCCGAACTGTTCGACTCGGTGCGCGAGCACCTCGAAGAGGGCTTCCGCGCGATCCGCATCCAGACCGGCGTGCCGGGTCTGGACTCGGTGTACGGCGTCGCCTCCAGCGCGGCCGCCTCGATCGGCGACGACACCCGGTACGACTACGAACCCGCCCGCCGCTCGGCGCTGCCCGCCGAGGAGAGCTGGGACACCCGCGCCTACCTGCGGCACGTGCCCTCGGTGTTCGAAGCCGTCCGCGGCGAGTTCGGCGAGGACATCGCGCTGCTGCACGACGCGCACCACCGGCTCACCCCGATCCAGGCGGCCAAGCTGGGCAAATCCCTGGAACCCTACGACCTGTTCTGGCTCGAAGACGTCACGCCGGCCGAGAACCAGGAAGCGCTGCGCTGGGTGCGTCACCACACCACCACGCCGCTGGCGATCGGCGAGGTGTTCAACTCCGTGTGGGACTACCAGCACCTGATCCGCGAGCAGCTCATCGACTACGTGCGCTCACCGATCACGCACGCGGGAGGCATCACCAGCGTGCGCCGGATCATGGACTACGCGGCGATGTACCAGGTCAAATCCGGTATGCACGGCCCGACGGACGTCTCACCGGTCGGGCTGGCGGCTGCGGTGCACCTCGGTCTGGCACTGCACAACTTCGGCATCCAGGAGTACATGGTCCACAGCGAGCAGACGCGGGAGGTCTTCGGGCCGACGTACGAGTTCGCCCTCGGCGGCCTGCGGCCGAGCGAGGAACCCGGTCTGGGCATCCACTTCGACGACGACCTGGCGGCGAAGTACCCGTACGAGCGGGCATACCTGCCGGTGAATCGGCTCCAGGACGGCACGATTCATGACTGGTGAGCCGAGCGCCCGCGCCGCCTCATCATTGTACTCGTCGGCGCTGCCACCCGGGCAGTGACCAATTCGCCAGATCGAGAGAAGTCCACGTGCGAGTCACATCACGAGTCGAGCGAGTCGAACGGGCCGGTGACCAGGTCCAGGTCCACACCGACGGTGTCGAGATCCGGCTCATTCTCATGGCCGACGGCGTTCTGCGCATTCGCGCCGGCTTCGAGGGCGATTTCGCCGAGGAGTCGTACACGCTCACCACGACGGCGTGGCCGGACCGGCTCGACGAGTTCATGGGCGCCGAGCGCACGCGGGTGACGCCGCTGCCGCTTGACGTCGACGACCTCGGCGATCTCTTCAGGGCGACCGGCGGGAACCTCCGCGTGGACATCGAGAAGGCTCCGTTTCGAATCCGCGTGCACGACGACGAGGGCACCCTGCTCCA of Saccharopolyspora erythraea contains these proteins:
- the manD gene encoding D-mannonate dehydratase ManD, which produces MLIERADVIVTSPGRNFLTLKITTDDGVVGYGDGTLNGRELAVAGYLTDHVVPLLIGRDAHTIEDTWQYLYRGAYWRRGPVTMAAIAAVDTALWDIKAKVAGLPLYQLLGGASRERCLVYGHASGKDVPELFDSVREHLEEGFRAIRIQTGVPGLDSVYGVASSAAASIGDDTRYDYEPARRSALPAEESWDTRAYLRHVPSVFEAVRGEFGEDIALLHDAHHRLTPIQAAKLGKSLEPYDLFWLEDVTPAENQEALRWVRHHTTTPLAIGEVFNSVWDYQHLIREQLIDYVRSPITHAGGITSVRRIMDYAAMYQVKSGMHGPTDVSPVGLAAAVHLGLALHNFGIQEYMVHSEQTREVFGPTYEFALGGLRPSEEPGLGIHFDDDLAAKYPYERAYLPVNRLQDGTIHDW